A single Xylanimonas cellulosilytica DSM 15894 DNA region contains:
- a CDS encoding carbohydrate ABC transporter permease, whose amino-acid sequence MTDTATLPTPVSNPPTVPGARRGRRWSWRQVPGYAFLTLAALVSVFPLYFMVVSATNTSKDVLGSRLLPGGAFLDNLNKLLAAQDVGAAMWHSFVNASLTTVGALAVCAIAGYGFEVYHSRGKDIVMAVLLLAIMIPFAATMIPLFRMFAQLGLVNSTLAVILPAISTPFLILLFRQASRSFPHEILEAARLDGLNELAIFVRIYVPTMRSTFAAAFVITFMLAWNNFLWPKVILVDNAYQTMPMLISNLTAGYVTDYGVLMLAVLLATLPAVVIFLALQRAFAQGITGAVK is encoded by the coding sequence GTGACTGACACGGCGACCCTGCCCACCCCCGTGTCGAACCCCCCGACGGTGCCGGGTGCCCGCCGCGGGCGGCGCTGGTCGTGGCGTCAGGTGCCGGGCTACGCGTTCCTCACCCTGGCGGCGCTGGTCTCGGTGTTCCCGCTGTACTTCATGGTGGTCTCGGCCACGAACACGTCGAAGGACGTGCTCGGCTCCCGGCTGCTGCCCGGCGGGGCGTTCCTCGACAACCTGAACAAGCTCCTGGCAGCACAGGACGTCGGCGCCGCCATGTGGCACTCGTTCGTCAACGCCTCGCTCACCACGGTGGGCGCCCTGGCGGTCTGCGCCATCGCGGGCTACGGGTTCGAGGTGTACCACTCGCGCGGCAAGGACATCGTCATGGCCGTCCTGCTCCTGGCGATCATGATCCCGTTCGCGGCGACGATGATCCCGCTGTTCCGGATGTTCGCGCAGCTCGGCCTGGTGAACTCGACGCTCGCGGTGATCCTGCCCGCGATCTCGACGCCGTTCCTCATCCTGCTGTTCCGGCAGGCGTCCCGCTCGTTCCCGCACGAGATCCTCGAGGCCGCACGCCTGGACGGCCTGAACGAGCTGGCGATCTTCGTCCGCATCTATGTGCCCACGATGCGTTCGACGTTCGCCGCGGCGTTCGTCATCACCTTCATGCTGGCGTGGAACAACTTCCTGTGGCCGAAGGTGATCCTGGTCGACAACGCCTATCAGACGATGCCGATGCTCATCTCCAACCTCACGGCCGGGTACGTCACCGACTACGGCGTGCTGATGCTCGCCGTGCTGCTCGCGACCCTGCCCGCCGTCGTCATCTTCCTCGCCCTGCAGCGCGCGTTCGCCCAGGGCATCACCGGAGCCGTGAAGTGA
- a CDS encoding glycoside hydrolase family 2 TIM barrel-domain containing protein, which yields MTHPFDRLADPTFIAENRLPAHSDHRWFAPSDGGTSSFEQSLSGRWKLHYAKNLGGTLPEFWAADTSTWDDVPVPAHLQLLGYDRPQYTNVQYPWDGYEQVVPGEVPTAYNPVGSYVKDYELDRPLEPGERLAVTFHGAESAVAVWHNGTYVGYGTDGFTPSSFDLTPTVVPGTNRLAVQVVKFSGQSWIEDQDFYRFSGIFRDVVLERRPAVHLEDVRVTTTVADDLASAVVRVEPRLEGAGVVRATLDGVGPLVPREDGALAVVIDGPRLWSAEDPHLYPLRIEVLDDDGAVVEVVPQHVGIRRFGIEGGTLRINGRRVVFHGVNRHEFGLQGRVMTREQTEADLQLMKRANINAVRTSHYPNSSLFYELCDRYGLYVVDEMNVEAHGVWDEIVQGRRAVADAVPGDRPEWRGSLLARAEAMLERDKNHPSIVLWSCGNEAFGGTGFRDVADWFRAHDTRPVHYEGVHWDPRYPETSDVVSRMYAPAEEIEKYLASHREKPYILCEYAHAMGNSFGAVDKYTELAYREELFQGGFIWDFADQAVPLVDRHGRSFLGYGGDAGEAPHDGEFCGNGIVFADRTPTPKLAEVSRLYQPLHLDVSDDVVRVHNRNLFTDAGVYAGEVVVRREGVLVSTTPLALALAPGEAVTVPLGVKVPRAPGEYTIDVTFALRQATAWAPAGHVVASGQAVITPVVEPVETTRPPVVEPVETTPRPPRLVRGIHNVGVHGDHFTTLFSQVHGGLQSYRYGITRDGGHELLASVPKPSFWHAPTSNERGWGMPFEDGGWLLASRYARATGTPTVVEHPDSVSVGFTYELPTTPSSSCDVAYRVFGDGRVEVTQTLRPGDGLTDPPELGLLIETPADLTRLRWYGEGPHESYVDRRAAARLGVWSSDVREELTPYLRPQEAGNHTGVRWAEVTDARGRGLRVSAGEEPLELSALPWTPFEIENARHHTELPPVHRTVLRPALMRRGVGGDDSWGARTHPEYLLPHGELVFRFAFQGL from the coding sequence GTGACCCATCCGTTCGACCGCCTCGCCGACCCCACGTTCATCGCCGAGAACCGGCTGCCCGCACACTCCGACCACCGGTGGTTCGCGCCGTCCGACGGCGGCACCTCCAGCTTCGAGCAGTCCCTGAGCGGACGGTGGAAGCTGCACTACGCCAAGAACCTCGGCGGCACGCTCCCGGAGTTCTGGGCCGCCGACACCTCCACGTGGGACGACGTGCCGGTCCCCGCCCACCTGCAGCTCCTCGGCTACGACCGCCCGCAGTACACGAACGTGCAGTACCCGTGGGACGGGTACGAGCAGGTCGTGCCGGGCGAGGTCCCGACGGCGTACAACCCCGTCGGCTCGTACGTCAAGGACTACGAGCTCGACCGGCCCTTGGAGCCCGGCGAGCGCCTCGCCGTGACGTTCCACGGTGCCGAGAGCGCCGTCGCCGTCTGGCACAACGGCACCTACGTCGGGTACGGCACCGACGGCTTCACGCCGTCGTCGTTCGACCTGACCCCCACGGTGGTGCCCGGGACGAACCGGCTCGCCGTGCAGGTGGTCAAGTTCTCCGGGCAGTCGTGGATCGAGGACCAGGACTTCTACCGGTTCTCCGGCATCTTCCGCGACGTCGTGCTGGAGCGGCGGCCCGCGGTGCACCTGGAGGACGTGCGCGTCACGACGACGGTGGCGGACGACCTGGCCTCCGCCGTCGTCCGCGTCGAGCCCCGGCTGGAGGGCGCCGGGGTGGTGCGGGCGACGCTCGACGGCGTCGGCCCGCTCGTACCGCGGGAGGACGGCGCGCTCGCCGTCGTCATCGACGGGCCCCGGCTGTGGAGCGCCGAGGACCCGCACCTGTACCCCCTGCGGATCGAGGTGCTCGACGACGACGGCGCGGTGGTCGAGGTGGTGCCGCAGCACGTGGGCATCCGGCGCTTCGGCATCGAGGGCGGGACGCTGCGCATCAACGGGCGGCGCGTAGTGTTCCACGGTGTCAACCGGCACGAGTTCGGGCTGCAGGGACGGGTCATGACCCGCGAGCAGACCGAGGCCGACCTGCAGCTCATGAAGCGCGCCAACATCAACGCCGTGCGCACCAGCCACTACCCGAACAGCTCGTTGTTCTACGAGCTGTGCGACCGGTACGGGCTGTACGTCGTCGACGAGATGAACGTCGAGGCGCACGGTGTGTGGGACGAGATCGTCCAGGGGCGGCGGGCCGTCGCGGACGCCGTGCCGGGCGACCGGCCCGAATGGCGGGGCTCGCTGCTCGCCCGCGCCGAAGCCATGCTCGAGCGGGACAAGAACCACCCGTCGATCGTCCTGTGGTCCTGCGGCAACGAGGCCTTCGGCGGCACCGGCTTCCGCGACGTCGCGGACTGGTTCCGTGCCCACGACACCCGGCCCGTGCACTACGAGGGCGTGCACTGGGACCCGCGGTACCCCGAGACCTCCGACGTCGTCTCGCGCATGTACGCCCCCGCAGAGGAGATCGAGAAGTACCTCGCCTCGCACCGCGAGAAGCCCTACATCCTCTGCGAGTACGCGCACGCCATGGGCAACTCGTTCGGCGCCGTCGACAAGTACACGGAGCTCGCCTACCGCGAGGAGCTGTTCCAGGGCGGGTTCATCTGGGACTTCGCCGACCAGGCCGTGCCGCTCGTCGACCGGCACGGGCGCTCGTTCCTCGGGTACGGCGGCGACGCCGGCGAGGCCCCGCACGACGGCGAGTTCTGCGGCAATGGCATCGTGTTCGCCGACCGCACCCCGACGCCCAAGCTCGCCGAGGTGAGCCGGCTCTACCAGCCCTTGCACCTCGACGTCTCCGACGACGTCGTGCGGGTGCACAACCGGAACCTCTTCACCGACGCCGGCGTGTACGCGGGCGAGGTCGTGGTGCGGCGCGAGGGCGTCCTCGTCTCGACCACGCCGCTCGCCCTGGCGCTCGCGCCCGGGGAAGCCGTGACCGTGCCGCTGGGCGTCAAGGTGCCCCGGGCGCCGGGCGAGTACACGATCGACGTGACGTTCGCGCTGCGCCAGGCGACCGCCTGGGCGCCGGCCGGCCACGTGGTCGCCTCAGGACAGGCCGTCATCACCCCGGTGGTTGAGCCTGTCGAAACCACCCGCCCCCCGGTGGTTGAGCCTGTCGAAACCACCCCCCGCCCGCCGCGCCTCGTCCGCGGCATCCACAACGTCGGCGTCCACGGCGACCACTTCACCACCCTGTTCTCGCAGGTCCACGGCGGCCTGCAGTCCTACCGCTACGGCATCACGCGCGACGGCGGGCACGAGCTCCTCGCGTCCGTCCCGAAGCCGAGCTTCTGGCACGCGCCGACGTCGAACGAGCGGGGTTGGGGCATGCCGTTCGAGGACGGCGGCTGGCTGCTGGCCTCCCGGTACGCGCGCGCCACGGGGACGCCCACCGTCGTCGAGCACCCCGACTCGGTCTCGGTGGGCTTCACGTACGAGCTGCCGACCACGCCGTCGTCGTCGTGCGACGTCGCCTACCGCGTGTTCGGTGACGGACGCGTCGAGGTGACCCAGACGCTGCGGCCCGGCGACGGGCTGACCGACCCGCCCGAACTGGGGCTGCTGATCGAGACGCCGGCAGACCTGACCAGGCTCCGCTGGTACGGGGAGGGGCCGCACGAGTCGTACGTGGACCGGCGGGCCGCCGCCCGGCTGGGCGTGTGGTCGAGCGACGTCCGCGAGGAGCTCACGCCGTACCTGCGCCCGCAGGAGGCCGGGAACCACACGGGGGTGCGCTGGGCGGAGGTCACGGACGCGCGCGGGCGAGGGCTGCGGGTCTCGGCCGGCGAGGAGCCGCTCGAGCTCTCGGCGCTGCCCTGGACCCCGTTCGAGATCGAGAACGCCCGCCACCACACGGAGCTGCCGCCCGTCCACCGCACCGTGCTGCGCCCGGCGCTGATGCGCCGCGGCGTCGGCGGGGACGACTCGTGGGGCGCCCGCACCCACCCCGAGTACCTGCTGCCGCACGGCGAGCTGGTGTTCCGGTTCGCGTTCCAGGGCCTGTGA
- a CDS encoding carbohydrate ABC transporter permease produces the protein MSTVTPSVLSRRRSLTGWSFLIPAALLIAWMNFWPMFQAFLLSFKTGRGTRLQTAEPLWMNYRRLLEDDIFHTTMINTAIYLVVQVPIMLVLALILATLLNNPKLRFKGMWRTAIFLPCAVGLVSYALVFRTMFSTEGLVNDVLRWLGIIDMPINWLGQPGTARMVIILGLLWRWTGYNMVFYLAALQNVEPSTFEAARIDGAGPVKTFFYVTIPQLKPMILLTAIMSTNGTLQLFDESYNLTGGGPANASMSMAHYLYQVSFQRNPNFGYASAISFVILLMVAALAAIQMKVGDRRD, from the coding sequence GTGTCGACGGTGACACCCTCGGTGCTCTCCCGACGTCGTTCCCTGACCGGCTGGTCGTTCCTGATCCCGGCCGCCCTGCTCATCGCGTGGATGAACTTCTGGCCGATGTTCCAGGCGTTCCTGCTGTCCTTCAAGACCGGTCGCGGAACCCGGCTGCAGACGGCCGAGCCGCTGTGGATGAACTACCGGCGCCTGCTCGAGGACGACATCTTCCACACCACGATGATCAACACGGCGATCTACCTCGTCGTGCAGGTGCCGATCATGCTGGTGCTCGCCCTCATCCTGGCCACCCTGCTCAACAACCCGAAGCTGCGGTTCAAGGGCATGTGGCGCACCGCGATCTTCCTGCCGTGCGCCGTCGGCCTGGTCTCCTACGCGCTGGTGTTCCGCACCATGTTCTCCACCGAAGGGCTGGTCAACGACGTCCTGCGGTGGCTGGGGATCATCGACATGCCGATCAACTGGCTCGGGCAGCCGGGCACGGCACGGATGGTCATCATCCTCGGCCTGCTGTGGCGGTGGACGGGCTACAACATGGTCTTCTACCTGGCCGCGCTGCAGAACGTCGAACCGTCGACGTTCGAGGCCGCGCGCATCGACGGCGCCGGGCCCGTCAAGACGTTCTTCTACGTCACGATCCCGCAGCTCAAGCCGATGATCCTGCTGACGGCGATCATGTCGACCAACGGCACGCTCCAGCTCTTCGACGAGTCGTACAACCTCACGGGTGGCGGCCCGGCGAACGCCTCGATGTCGATGGCGCACTACCTGTACCAGGTGTCGTTCCAACGGAACCCGAACTTCGGGTACGCCTCCGCCATCTCGTTCGTGATCCTGCTCATGGTGGCCGCCCTGGCCGCGATCCAGATGAAGGTCGGTGACCGGCGTGACTGA
- the aceA gene encoding isocitrate lyase: MTALTDRSASPTAPGVRAGDTVQTAAELAAAWATDPRWTDVERTYTADDVVALRGSVIEEHTLARRGAELLWERLHTSEFVNALGALTGNQAVQQVKAGLRAIYLSGWQVAGDANAAGQTYPDQSLYPANSVPQVVRRINNALLRADQVERLEGTRTVEDWLAPIVADAEAGFGGPLNAYELMRSMITAGAAGVHWEDQLASEKKCGHLGGKVLVPTQQHIRTLNAARLAADVEGVPTVVVARTDAEAATLLTSDVDERDRPFLTGGRTAEGFYEVRPGLETSIARARAYAPYADLLWMETGTPSLEVARAFAEGVRSEFPDQLLAYNCSPSFNWRRHLSEAEIATFQRELGAMGYAFQFITLAGFHALNHSMFDLAHGYAREQMTAYVRLQESEFASESRGYTATKHQREVGTGYFDRVATALNPTASTLALAGSTESAQF; the protein is encoded by the coding sequence ATGACCGCGCTCACCGACCGCTCCGCCTCCCCGACCGCCCCCGGCGTCCGTGCCGGCGACACGGTCCAGACCGCCGCCGAGCTCGCCGCCGCATGGGCGACCGACCCGCGCTGGACCGACGTCGAGCGCACGTACACCGCCGACGACGTCGTCGCCCTGCGCGGTTCGGTGATCGAGGAGCACACGCTCGCCCGCCGCGGCGCCGAGCTGCTCTGGGAGCGGCTGCACACCAGCGAGTTCGTCAACGCGCTCGGCGCGCTCACGGGGAACCAGGCGGTGCAGCAGGTCAAGGCGGGCCTGCGGGCCATCTACCTGTCCGGCTGGCAGGTCGCCGGCGACGCCAACGCGGCCGGCCAGACCTACCCGGACCAGTCGCTGTACCCGGCCAACTCCGTGCCGCAGGTGGTGCGGCGCATCAACAACGCGCTCCTGCGCGCCGATCAGGTCGAGCGCCTCGAGGGCACCCGCACCGTCGAGGACTGGCTCGCCCCTATCGTCGCCGACGCCGAGGCCGGGTTCGGCGGCCCGCTCAACGCCTACGAGCTCATGCGCTCGATGATCACCGCCGGCGCCGCAGGCGTGCACTGGGAGGACCAGCTCGCCTCGGAGAAGAAGTGCGGCCACCTGGGCGGCAAGGTGCTGGTGCCCACGCAGCAGCACATCCGCACCCTTAACGCCGCGCGTCTGGCCGCCGACGTCGAGGGCGTGCCCACCGTCGTCGTCGCTCGCACCGACGCCGAGGCGGCCACGCTGCTGACCTCCGACGTCGACGAAAGGGACCGGCCGTTCCTCACCGGCGGCCGCACCGCCGAGGGGTTCTACGAGGTGCGGCCCGGACTCGAGACCTCGATCGCCCGCGCGCGGGCCTACGCCCCCTACGCCGACCTGCTGTGGATGGAGACGGGGACGCCGTCGCTCGAGGTCGCGCGGGCCTTCGCCGAGGGCGTGCGCAGCGAGTTCCCGGACCAGCTCCTGGCCTACAACTGCTCGCCGTCGTTCAACTGGCGCCGCCACCTCTCGGAAGCGGAGATCGCGACCTTCCAGCGCGAGCTCGGGGCGATGGGCTACGCGTTCCAGTTCATCACCCTGGCCGGGTTCCACGCCCTCAACCACTCGATGTTCGACCTCGCGCACGGGTACGCCCGCGAGCAGATGACCGCCTACGTGCGGCTCCAGGAGTCCGAGTTCGCCTCCGAGAGCCGCGGCTACACCGCCACCAAGCACCAGCGCGAGGTCGGCACCGGCTACTTCGACCGGGTCGCCACCGCGCTCAACCCCACGGCCTCCACCCTGGCCCTCGCCGGCTCCACCGAGTCGGCCCAGTTCTGA
- a CDS encoding helix-turn-helix transcriptional regulator translates to MVISTSRDLDRRPPGPALPLAEEPDALTIGRRIRHLRTERGMTLDDLAAAIGKAPSQVSLLENGKREPTIARLQAVARALGAGVEDLLDPRPPSRRDALELELERTQRGPLFDALGIRPVRVGRSLPTDALEAILALREELERLHSERALTPEEARRANTELRQEMRAHDNWFPDLEIVARRLLDGVGHRGGPLPQRQAADLAAHLGFEIHYVPDLPHSTRSVIDRRHHRVYLPSNGIRGRSDARSGLLQALASHVLDHAEPRDYAELLRQRVEANYLCAALLLPERDAVRQLRAAKEQRAISIEDLRDAFAVSYETAAHRFTNLATKHLGIQVHFMKVHESGVIHKAYENDGVRFPTDALGTVEGQYVCKNWTARVVFDVPDRLAPYYQYTDTATGTYWCTSHVSDTADGLFSVSVGVPYAQVKWFLGRETTARATSRCPDESCCRRPPAPLARRWAGLAFPSARPHASMLAAMPQGAMPGVDQTEVYEFLDRHAPAVEPARGG, encoded by the coding sequence ATGGTTATCTCGACGTCGAGAGATCTCGACCGCCGCCCGCCAGGCCCCGCGCTGCCGCTCGCCGAGGAGCCCGACGCGCTCACCATCGGCCGCCGCATCCGGCACCTGCGCACCGAGCGGGGGATGACCCTCGACGACCTCGCAGCGGCCATCGGCAAGGCTCCGTCGCAGGTCTCGCTGCTGGAGAACGGCAAACGGGAACCCACGATCGCCCGCCTCCAGGCCGTCGCGAGGGCGCTCGGCGCGGGCGTCGAGGACCTCCTCGACCCCCGCCCGCCGTCACGCCGCGACGCCCTGGAGCTGGAGCTCGAACGCACCCAGCGCGGCCCGCTCTTCGACGCCCTGGGCATCCGCCCGGTGCGGGTGGGACGCAGTCTCCCCACCGACGCGCTCGAGGCCATCCTCGCCCTGCGCGAGGAGCTCGAACGGCTGCACTCCGAGCGGGCCCTGACCCCTGAGGAGGCCCGCCGTGCCAACACCGAGCTGCGCCAGGAGATGCGCGCTCACGACAACTGGTTCCCCGACCTGGAGATCGTCGCCCGGAGGCTGCTCGACGGCGTCGGGCACCGCGGCGGGCCGCTCCCGCAGCGGCAGGCCGCCGACCTGGCCGCGCACCTGGGTTTCGAGATCCACTACGTGCCCGACCTGCCGCACTCCACCCGCTCGGTGATCGACCGCCGCCACCACCGCGTCTACCTGCCCAGCAACGGCATCCGCGGGCGCTCCGACGCGCGCTCCGGGCTGCTCCAGGCGCTCGCCTCGCACGTGCTCGACCACGCCGAGCCGCGCGACTACGCCGAGCTGCTGCGCCAGCGCGTCGAGGCCAACTACCTGTGCGCCGCGCTGCTGCTCCCCGAGCGCGACGCCGTGCGCCAGCTCAGGGCCGCCAAGGAGCAGCGGGCCATCTCCATCGAGGACCTGCGCGACGCCTTCGCCGTCTCGTACGAGACCGCCGCCCACCGGTTCACCAACCTCGCCACGAAGCACCTCGGCATCCAGGTGCACTTCATGAAGGTCCACGAGTCCGGCGTCATCCACAAGGCCTACGAGAACGACGGCGTCCGGTTCCCCACGGACGCGCTCGGCACGGTCGAGGGGCAGTACGTGTGCAAGAACTGGACCGCCCGCGTCGTCTTCGACGTGCCCGACCGGCTGGCCCCGTACTACCAGTACACCGACACCGCGACGGGCACGTACTGGTGCACCTCGCACGTCAGCGACACCGCGGACGGGCTGTTCTCCGTGTCCGTCGGGGTGCCGTACGCGCAGGTCAAGTGGTTCCTGGGGCGGGAGACGACGGCGCGGGCCACCTCCCGCTGCCCGGACGAGTCCTGCTGCCGGCGCCCGCCCGCCCCGCTCGCGCGCCGCTGGGCCGGCCTGGCCTTCCCCAGCGCCCGCCCGCACGCCTCGATGCTCGCCGCGATGCCCCAGGGCGCGATGCCCGGCGTCGACCAGACGGAGGTCTACGAGTTCCTGGACCGCCACGCCCCGGCGGTCGAGCCCGCCCGCGGTGGTTGA
- the nhaA gene encoding Na+/H+ antiporter NhaA: MTNASPAARLRAWAARDLSGGILLLGAALLGLLLANSPWRHGYESVAATVVGPHALHLDLTLAQWAADGLLAVFFLAVGLELKHELVAGSLRNPREAGVPVLAAVGGMVVPAIAFVVVEVALDDRGGLGGWAIPTATDIAFALAVLAVFGKGLPTAIRTFLLTLAVVDDLLAIIVIALFYGDGLHAWPLAGALAAIVVAGLHLRSRRPRWWLLAPLALAAWALLHSSGVHATIAGVLLGLTVPARPIHGETLDRAQRWAHAVTPWSQGVALPLFALFAAGVNLVDGGGAGAILGQPVVLAVVVGLMAGKLVGVLGTAALVTRLTPLRLAQGIGVRDLLPVGLLAGIGFTVALLVSELSYGPTSSLTEGAKVAILLASAGAAVLGAVCLRWDARQARSDDMNRDGIADGVVERIGDAEASPVVEPVETTGPRGPSGG; the protein is encoded by the coding sequence GTGACCAACGCCTCCCCCGCGGCACGCCTGCGCGCCTGGGCCGCCCGCGACCTCTCCGGCGGCATCCTGCTCCTCGGCGCCGCGCTGCTCGGCCTGCTCCTGGCCAACTCGCCCTGGCGGCACGGCTACGAGTCCGTCGCAGCCACGGTCGTCGGCCCGCACGCCCTGCACCTCGACCTCACCCTCGCGCAGTGGGCCGCCGACGGGCTGCTCGCCGTGTTCTTCCTCGCCGTCGGCCTCGAGCTCAAGCACGAGCTCGTCGCCGGGTCCCTGCGCAACCCGCGCGAAGCCGGGGTGCCCGTGCTGGCCGCCGTCGGCGGGATGGTGGTCCCCGCGATCGCCTTCGTCGTCGTCGAGGTGGCCCTCGACGACCGCGGCGGGCTCGGCGGCTGGGCCATCCCCACCGCCACCGACATCGCGTTCGCGCTCGCCGTGCTCGCCGTGTTCGGCAAAGGGCTCCCGACGGCGATCCGCACCTTCCTGCTCACCCTCGCCGTCGTCGACGACCTCCTCGCGATCATCGTCATCGCGCTCTTCTACGGCGACGGGCTGCACGCGTGGCCGCTGGCCGGGGCGCTCGCGGCCATCGTCGTCGCGGGACTCCACCTGCGCTCGCGGCGGCCACGCTGGTGGCTGCTCGCACCGCTCGCGCTGGCGGCGTGGGCTCTGCTGCACTCCTCGGGCGTGCACGCGACGATCGCGGGCGTGCTGCTCGGCCTGACCGTCCCGGCCCGGCCGATCCACGGCGAGACCCTGGACCGCGCCCAGCGGTGGGCGCACGCCGTCACGCCCTGGTCCCAGGGGGTCGCCCTGCCGCTGTTCGCGCTGTTCGCGGCCGGGGTCAACCTCGTCGACGGGGGTGGCGCCGGGGCGATCCTCGGCCAGCCGGTGGTGCTCGCCGTCGTCGTCGGGCTCATGGCGGGAAAGCTGGTCGGGGTGCTCGGCACGGCCGCCCTGGTCACGCGGCTGACACCGCTGCGGCTCGCCCAGGGCATCGGTGTGCGCGACCTGCTGCCCGTCGGCCTCCTCGCCGGGATCGGGTTCACCGTCGCGCTGCTCGTCTCCGAGCTGTCGTACGGTCCGACGTCGTCGCTCACCGAGGGGGCGAAGGTCGCGATCCTGCTGGCGTCGGCGGGTGCCGCCGTCCTCGGCGCGGTGTGTCTGCGCTGGGACGCGCGGCAGGCGCGCAGTGACGACATGAACCGGGACGGGATCGCCGACGGCGTCGTCGAACGCATCGGCGACGCCGAGGCCTCTCCGGTGGTTGAGCCTGTCGAAACCACCGGACCGCGCGGCCCTTCCGGTGGTTGA
- the aceB gene encoding malate synthase A, whose amino-acid sequence MSTLTDSPILTRTSVLPARRATPRDAEILTPEALDFLALLHEQFADGVAEILAARDRYARAVAGGQDPDFDPVTRPVRDSAWQVAGCAGAPGLEDRRVEITGPTDPKMTINALNSGARVWLADAEDASAPTWENVVGGQLALRDAIRGTLAFTSAEGKDYRLRSEHLTDLPTIVFRPRGWHLPEAHLRVRHADGSLTAASGALVDFGLYLFHNAAALIERGRGPYFYLPKLEGYREARLWNRVFETAQDALGIPRGTIRATVLIETLPAAFAMEEILYELREHAAGLNAGRWDYLFSIIKNLRTRGTGFVLPDRNQVTMTAPFMRAYTELLVATCHRRGAHAIGGMSAFIPDRRRPDVTERALDKVREDKRREAGDGFDGTWVAHPDLIGTALAEFDAVLGDQPHQVARQRPEVTVGQAELLDVASASRAGATVTECGLRSNISVGVRYIASWLRGTGAAALDNLMEDAATAEISRSQVWQWIAAGVRTEHGVVTRERAGLVLDEVLAGLERFDGDRYDDAAAVFREAALGETFPPFLTTIAYDRHLAH is encoded by the coding sequence ATGTCCACGCTCACCGACAGCCCCATCCTCACCCGCACCTCCGTCCTGCCCGCCCGTCGCGCCACGCCGCGCGACGCCGAGATCCTCACCCCCGAGGCGCTCGACTTCCTCGCCCTGCTGCACGAGCAGTTCGCCGACGGCGTCGCCGAGATCCTCGCCGCCCGGGACCGGTACGCGCGCGCCGTCGCCGGTGGCCAGGACCCCGACTTCGACCCGGTCACGCGGCCGGTCCGGGACTCCGCGTGGCAGGTGGCGGGCTGCGCCGGTGCCCCCGGGCTGGAGGACCGCCGCGTCGAGATCACCGGCCCCACCGACCCCAAGATGACGATCAACGCCCTCAACTCCGGTGCCCGCGTCTGGCTCGCGGACGCGGAGGACGCGAGCGCACCCACGTGGGAGAACGTCGTCGGCGGCCAGCTCGCCCTGCGGGACGCCATCCGCGGGACGCTCGCCTTCACCAGCGCCGAGGGCAAGGACTACCGCCTGCGCTCCGAGCACCTGACGGACCTGCCGACGATCGTGTTCCGGCCGCGCGGCTGGCACCTGCCCGAGGCGCACCTGCGGGTCCGGCACGCGGACGGGTCGCTCACGGCGGCGTCCGGCGCGCTGGTCGACTTCGGGCTGTACCTCTTCCACAACGCGGCAGCGCTCATCGAGCGCGGGCGCGGGCCGTACTTCTACCTGCCGAAGCTGGAGGGGTACCGCGAGGCGCGGCTGTGGAACCGCGTCTTCGAGACCGCGCAGGACGCCCTCGGCATCCCCCGGGGGACGATCCGCGCGACGGTGCTCATCGAGACCCTGCCCGCCGCGTTCGCGATGGAGGAGATCCTCTACGAGCTGCGCGAGCACGCCGCCGGGCTCAACGCCGGCCGCTGGGACTACCTGTTCTCGATCATCAAGAACCTGCGCACGCGAGGCACCGGGTTCGTGCTGCCGGACCGCAACCAGGTCACGATGACGGCGCCGTTCATGCGCGCGTACACGGAGCTGCTGGTCGCGACCTGCCACCGGCGCGGCGCCCACGCCATCGGCGGGATGAGCGCGTTCATCCCCGACCGACGCCGACCGGACGTCACCGAGCGGGCGCTCGACAAGGTGCGCGAGGACAAACGGCGCGAGGCGGGCGACGGGTTCGACGGCACCTGGGTGGCGCACCCCGACCTCATCGGCACGGCCCTCGCGGAGTTCGACGCCGTCCTCGGGGACCAGCCGCACCAGGTCGCGCGGCAGCGCCCCGAGGTGACGGTCGGCCAGGCGGAGCTGCTCGACGTCGCCTCCGCCTCGCGGGCCGGCGCGACCGTCACCGAGTGCGGGCTGCGCTCCAACATCTCGGTGGGCGTGCGCTACATCGCCTCCTGGCTGCGCGGCACCGGCGCGGCCGCGCTCGACAACCTCATGGAGGACGCCGCGACCGCGGAGATCTCACGGTCGCAGGTGTGGCAGTGGATCGCCGCGGGCGTCCGCACCGAGCACGGCGTGGTCACCCGCGAGCGCGCAGGCCTCGTGCTCGACGAGGTCCTCGCGGGCCTGGAGCGGTTCGACGGCGACCGGTACGACGACGCCGCCGCCGTCTTCCGCGAGGCGGCGCTGGGCGAGACGTTCCCCCCGTTCCTGACGACGATCGCCTACGACCGCCACCTGGCGCACTAA